The proteins below are encoded in one region of bacterium:
- a CDS encoding ATP synthase F0 subunit B: MLSINWTFFAQLGFFLAFMVIVNLFLFRPMRAYLARRRRTIDNLRADAGGSEAALGELSADYTRRMTAAREENLSCRADVRKEALAEQRAAIEEAKRQAILTIDAAEDDLKKEVEAARAHLRNEMRALSNGIAAKVLGRAV; the protein is encoded by the coding sequence ATGCTCAGCATCAACTGGACTTTCTTCGCTCAACTCGGGTTCTTTCTCGCCTTCATGGTGATCGTCAATCTCTTCCTTTTCCGCCCGATGCGCGCGTACCTCGCGCGCCGGCGCCGGACCATCGACAATCTCAGGGCAGACGCCGGCGGCTCCGAGGCCGCCCTCGGCGAGCTCTCGGCGGACTACACGCGCAGGATGACCGCGGCCCGGGAAGAGAACCTCTCCTGCCGCGCAGACGTGCGCAAGGAGGCGCTCGCCGAGCAGCGGGCGGCGATCGAGGAGGCCAAGCGCCAGGCGATCCTCACCATCGACGCGGCGGAGGACGACCTGAAGAAGGAGGTCGAGGCCGCGCGCGCGCACCTTCGCAACGAGATGCGGGCTCTCAGCAACGGCATCGCCGCGAAGGTCCTCGGGAGGGCGGTCTGA
- the rsmG gene encoding 16S rRNA (guanine(527)-N(7))-methyltransferase RsmG, giving the protein MKESSRDLLVKGAARMGVALTDDAVSLFGILLSLLQTWGSRINLTTRLGEQEIIVHHFLDSLAGAGVLSGTPAARVIDLGAGAGFPSFPLKFALPGLRITLAESIRKKVAFCSEVIRATGCAEIEALCARAEDLARQKSHREAYDWAVSRALGSAAAVLRLALPLLAPGGRALIYKGAPTTQELDELGRACGAIGAAWSLSEVEIPFLEARRSLIIVTTA; this is encoded by the coding sequence GTGAAGGAGTCTTCACGCGATCTCCTCGTGAAGGGGGCTGCGCGCATGGGCGTCGCCCTGACGGACGATGCCGTATCGCTGTTCGGCATCCTGCTCTCCCTGCTCCAGACCTGGGGGAGCCGGATCAACCTCACCACGCGCCTCGGGGAGCAGGAGATCATCGTCCATCACTTCCTCGACTCGCTGGCTGGAGCGGGAGTGCTTTCCGGGACTCCTGCAGCGCGGGTGATCGACCTCGGAGCGGGAGCGGGGTTCCCCTCGTTCCCCCTGAAGTTCGCGCTGCCCGGACTGCGCATCACCCTTGCCGAGAGCATTCGGAAGAAGGTCGCCTTCTGCAGCGAAGTGATTCGCGCCACCGGCTGCGCGGAGATCGAGGCACTCTGCGCCCGGGCGGAAGATCTGGCGCGGCAGAAGTCGCACCGCGAAGCCTACGACTGGGCGGTGAGCCGCGCTCTGGGAAGCGCAGCCGCCGTCCTCAGGCTGGCTCTGCCGCTCCTGGCGCCGGGCGGGCGCGCCCTGATCTACAAGGGAGCGCCGACGACGCAGGAGCTCGACGAACTGGGACGCGCTTGCGGCGCGATCGGCGCCGCCTGGAGCCTGAGCGAAGTCGAGATTCCCTTCCTCGAGGCAAGGCGCTCGCTGATCATCGTCACCACCGCCTGA
- the mnmE gene encoding tRNA uridine-5-carboxymethylaminomethyl(34) synthesis GTPase MnmE codes for MSDTIAAIATGAGCGIGIVRISGPEALAVGSRVFRGRGGRALDAAPPLRLILGTVVDPESRRQIDEAFAVRMRAGGSYTGEPTVELQCHGGRATLDAVLRAVIDAGARLAAPGEFTKRAYLAGRIDLSQAEAVAELIAARTDAARQAALSRLHGGLGERVRAIAGRLLEEIAAAEVLLDHGDEDVASAGPDAATIRSLAAELREVAALGQGRDEYTGARRVVIAGRTNSGKSSLFNMLCSRERSIVSPEPGTTRDYIEERLPMEGALVTLVDTAGMRETRSPVEREGIKRGRQQMVDADLLILTVDAAAPLAADDLALIEQFRAGTPLVVLTKSDLPMGFDRRDLELACPGLPIFSLSTLDRGSCADLTRAVAERCRERSQDGDAAAPNLRHRESLRAAAGAAERAAGLLADDAGTLDQVAAELRWATASLGAITGETAGEEIVDRIFSRFCIGK; via the coding sequence CCACCGGCGCGGGCTGCGGGATCGGCATCGTGCGCATCAGCGGCCCCGAGGCGCTCGCGGTCGGGTCGCGCGTGTTCCGGGGCAGGGGAGGGCGCGCGCTCGATGCGGCGCCGCCCCTGCGCCTCATCCTGGGCACGGTGGTGGACCCCGAGAGCCGACGGCAGATCGACGAGGCATTCGCGGTGCGGATGCGCGCGGGGGGTTCCTACACCGGAGAGCCGACGGTCGAGCTGCAGTGCCACGGTGGACGCGCAACACTCGACGCGGTGCTGCGCGCCGTCATCGATGCCGGCGCCCGCCTGGCAGCACCGGGGGAGTTCACGAAGCGCGCGTACCTCGCCGGCCGCATCGACCTCTCGCAGGCGGAGGCGGTGGCGGAGCTCATCGCCGCCCGGACGGACGCGGCGCGACAGGCGGCGCTCTCGCGGCTGCACGGAGGTCTCGGGGAGCGCGTGCGGGCGATCGCCGGACGGCTTCTCGAGGAGATCGCGGCGGCCGAGGTCCTTCTCGATCACGGAGACGAGGACGTAGCCTCTGCCGGGCCCGACGCCGCGACGATCCGCTCGCTCGCGGCTGAACTGCGGGAAGTCGCGGCGCTCGGGCAGGGCCGTGACGAATACACCGGGGCCCGGCGGGTGGTGATCGCCGGCAGGACCAACTCTGGAAAATCAAGTCTTTTCAATATGTTATGCTCACGAGAGCGCTCCATAGTCTCGCCGGAACCTGGGACGACCAGGGATTACATAGAAGAGCGCCTCCCGATGGAGGGTGCTCTGGTCACGCTGGTCGACACCGCCGGGATGCGGGAGACCAGGAGCCCCGTCGAACGGGAAGGGATCAAGAGGGGCCGGCAGCAGATGGTCGATGCCGATCTGCTGATCCTGACGGTCGACGCCGCGGCGCCGCTGGCCGCTGATGATCTGGCGCTCATCGAACAGTTCCGGGCGGGCACGCCGCTCGTCGTCCTCACGAAGTCCGACCTGCCCATGGGATTCGATCGCCGTGACCTTGAACTGGCATGCCCGGGACTGCCGATCTTCTCGCTGTCGACGCTGGACCGCGGCAGTTGCGCTGATCTGACCCGCGCCGTCGCCGAGCGCTGCCGGGAGCGCTCCCAGGACGGCGATGCCGCGGCGCCGAACCTCCGCCACCGAGAGTCGCTGCGCGCCGCGGCCGGCGCCGCGGAGCGGGCTGCCGGTCTCCTCGCGGACGACGCCGGCACCCTCGACCAGGTGGCGGCCGAGCTGCGCTGGGCGACGGCTTCCCTCGGGGCGATCACCGGCGAAACGGCAGGCGAAGAGATCGTGGACCGCATCTTCTCGCGCTTTTGCATCGGGAAATAG
- a CDS encoding AAA family ATPase, whose product MARIIAVANQKGGVGKTTTAINLAAALAIAERRTLLIDIDPQGNATSGTGVNKHEIALSIYHVLIGERTLPEVTQRTAIPSLSVAPSNINLIGAELELVNLPERETRLQEAIAPYRDDYDFIIIDCPPSLGLLTVNALTAAGSVLVPLQCEYYALEGLTELLNTIGLIRASFNDSLRIEGILLTMYTTRTNLTKQVEDEVREHFPTEVFKTVVPRNVRLSEAPSFGQPVILYDARSKGAESYLMLAEEIISHDQKSAGAGAGSPHPPENA is encoded by the coding sequence GTGGCGAGGATCATTGCGGTAGCCAACCAGAAGGGCGGGGTGGGCAAGACCACGACCGCCATTAACCTGGCAGCCGCCCTCGCGATCGCTGAGAGACGGACGCTCCTCATCGACATCGACCCGCAGGGCAACGCCACCAGCGGCACGGGCGTCAACAAGCACGAGATCGCACTGAGCATCTACCACGTGCTCATCGGCGAGCGCACCCTCCCCGAGGTCACGCAGCGGACGGCGATCCCGTCGCTCTCGGTGGCGCCATCGAACATCAACCTCATCGGTGCCGAGCTGGAGCTGGTGAATCTTCCGGAGCGCGAGACGCGCCTGCAGGAGGCAATCGCCCCGTACCGCGACGACTACGACTTCATCATCATCGACTGCCCGCCTTCGCTTGGCCTGCTGACGGTCAACGCGCTCACCGCCGCCGGCAGCGTTCTCGTCCCGCTCCAGTGTGAATACTACGCGCTCGAGGGCCTGACCGAGTTGCTCAACACGATCGGCCTGATCCGGGCGAGCTTCAACGATTCGCTGCGGATCGAGGGTATCCTGCTGACCATGTACACCACGCGCACCAACCTCACGAAGCAGGTCGAGGACGAGGTCCGGGAGCACTTCCCGACGGAGGTCTTCAAGACGGTCGTCCCCCGCAACGTCCGGCTCAGCGAGGCGCCGAGCTTCGGGCAGCCGGTCATTCTCTACGACGCCCGCTCGAAGGGCGCCGAGTCCTACCTCATGCTCGCCGAGGAGATCATCAGCCATGACCAGAAGAGCGCTGGGGCGGGGGCTGGGAGCCCTCATCCCCCAGAGAACGCCTGA
- a CDS encoding polymer-forming cytoskeletal protein, whose amino-acid sequence MKKDRMPSPAGGGNLNAFLGEGTSFKGILTFEGTVRIDGRLEGEIFTKDMLVIGEGAQVNAVIHAGVVVIGGTVHGNVTAERKIEIHPSGRLYGNICTPSLVIEEGVIFEGNCTMGRAAAQGAEAPAGEPSLDQERLLAR is encoded by the coding sequence ATGAAGAAGGATCGCATGCCTTCGCCGGCGGGCGGCGGCAACCTCAACGCCTTTCTCGGAGAGGGCACGAGCTTCAAGGGCATCTTGACCTTCGAGGGCACGGTCCGGATCGACGGCCGGCTCGAGGGGGAGATCTTCACGAAGGACATGCTCGTGATCGGCGAGGGCGCCCAGGTGAACGCGGTCATCCACGCCGGGGTCGTCGTGATCGGCGGGACCGTGCACGGGAACGTCACCGCCGAGCGCAAGATCGAGATCCATCCGAGCGGCCGCCTCTACGGCAACATCTGCACGCCGTCGCTCGTGATCGAGGAGGGAGTCATCTTCGAGGGCAACTGCACGATGGGGCGCGCCGCGGCGCAGGGCGCGGAAGCCCCGGCCGGCGAACCGAGCCTTGACCAGGAACGGCTGCTGGCGCGCTAG
- a CDS encoding ParB/RepB/Spo0J family partition protein, with the protein MTRRALGRGLGALIPQRTPDQHPTAATPPQAGLLQLELSKIVPSPHQPRKEFPTDKLNELTASIAAKGVIQPIIVRPLDDGRYELIAGERRWRAAKQAGLARIPAVVRSVESADAMEMSLIENVQREDLNPIETARGYQHIADTLDFTHEEIAARVGKDRSSVTNLIRLLTLPEEIQGDVASGVLSMGHARAILAIPGRDGQLAARRAILSKGLSVREAEKLAKRAGKAPKVGSDGHKDKKDIYINELEESIRRALGTKVAIRHRGKRGVIELHYFSLDELDRLAQHLRSS; encoded by the coding sequence ATGACCAGAAGAGCGCTGGGGCGGGGGCTGGGAGCCCTCATCCCCCAGAGAACGCCTGACCAGCACCCCACGGCTGCCACGCCGCCACAGGCCGGTCTCCTCCAGCTCGAACTGTCGAAGATCGTCCCGAGCCCGCACCAGCCCCGCAAGGAGTTCCCCACCGACAAGCTCAACGAGCTGACCGCGTCAATCGCCGCCAAAGGGGTGATCCAGCCCATCATCGTCCGCCCGCTCGATGACGGCCGTTACGAGCTGATCGCGGGCGAGCGCCGCTGGCGGGCCGCGAAGCAGGCGGGCCTTGCACGAATCCCCGCAGTGGTGCGGAGCGTCGAGTCGGCGGACGCCATGGAGATGTCGCTGATCGAGAACGTTCAGCGCGAGGATCTCAACCCGATCGAGACCGCGCGCGGCTACCAGCACATCGCGGACACGCTGGACTTCACGCACGAGGAAATCGCCGCCCGGGTCGGCAAGGACCGTTCATCGGTGACCAACCTCATTCGCCTGCTGACGCTTCCTGAGGAAATCCAGGGCGACGTCGCTTCCGGGGTGCTGAGCATGGGCCACGCGAGGGCCATTCTCGCGATTCCCGGCCGCGATGGCCAGCTGGCGGCAAGAAGAGCAATTCTCTCGAAGGGGCTATCGGTGCGGGAGGCCGAGAAGCTCGCAAAGCGTGCGGGGAAGGCCCCAAAAGTCGGCAGCGACGGCCACAAAGACAAGAAAGACATATATATCAATGAGTTAGAGGAATCGATTCGGAGGGCGCTTGGTACCAAGGTGGCCATCCGCCACCGTGGCAAGCGCGGTGTGATCGAGCTGCACTACTTTTCGCTGGACGAACTCGATCGCCTGGCGCAACATCTTCGGTCATCATAA